The genomic stretch GAAACCTGGACCGACAAGTTTGCCAAAAACAGGACCGACAATCGCGCTGACGCCGAAGGTCATGAAGTTCATCGCTCCAGTGGCACTTCCCTTCACGTTGTCTGGATTGACTTCCTTGATGATGGAGTACGGAATCATGGCGGCTCCGGAACCAAATCCAAAGAGGAAACAACTGATCGAGATGGGTAGACGGGCCGGGAGCAGAATCATCTGAAGCATCATGAGGATCATCGTAAGGATGCCCAGGAGCAGTACGGGTTTTCTGCGTCCCAGCCAATCCGCCAACCAGCCGAGCGCAGGAGCTCCGACGACCCAGCCCATCGTAATCAGAGACGCTGTTGTCACCGCATTGGCATAGGTAAGGCCACGGTCCTTTTGAAAGAAGGACACCCCCCAGGTCATGGCTCCAATCGTGGTGGGCACGAAGAGAAGTCCCGCGATGATGCCGCAAAGATAGGACTGCGGATTACGAAAGACGATGCGGTAGGGAGAAACAAACGACTGCATGAGGCCGCCCTCGGCAGCCCACGGAGCTACAGACGGTGTGAAGGCAAAGAGGAGAGCTCCGATAAGCAATCCGCCGATGCCAAGACCAAGCCATACCGTCTGCCAGTTCATTCCTCGTTGCAGCATCGGCCCCAGGACAAACGTGCCTGCAAAACCGCCTGCCATTCCCAGACATTGGGTTGTGCCGATCGCAGTACTAAGCCATCGGGATGGGAGTCCACGAGAGGCCAGGTACACTGCGCCGGTAAACGCAAAGGCAGACCCTGCTCCCTGCAGCAGTCGGCCTCCATATCCCACGCCAATCGACGGAACGAGAAACAAAAGACAGCCTGCCGCGAAAAGCAGAAGGCCGACAGGAAGAGCCCGCTTGGCGCCTACCCAGTCGAGCGAGGCACCCGCGATCAGGCTCGTCAGGGAGTAGGTGTAGTAATACGTTCCCAGAAGAGCGGCGACGCCGATCGAAGTCGTCCAGAAGGCTTTAGCGAGTTCCGGGACCATGATGCTCGGTGCCGACCGCGAAGCGTACTCAATCGAATAGAAGACCAGGCAGAGGAGCCAGGCAACGATATAGCGCTTCTGTTCAGTACCTGGCGCTATGCCGCTGCCCGAGGGAATGCTGACACTGGTTTTCACGTAAGCTCCTCTTCTGCAGATGCTGCCTGATTACCTACAGTCGCAAGATCTCACTTTCCCAACAGACGGTCTAACAGGTTCGTCTTCGCCAGATCGATAATGGCATCCCCACGTCCATTCAGAATGCTCTTCGTCAGGTAGAGACCGAATCCCAGCACCTCTTTGGCAGTGATCGTTGGAGGCATGGAAATCTCCTGCCGGTGTACGAGCACATCTACGAGTGCGGGACCACTATGCGCAAAGGCATCCTGAAGCGCGGGCTTCAACTCCTCCGATTTCGTGACGCGAACTCCGAAGAGGCCACATGCTTGTGCGACCATGCTGAAATCGGGATTCTGTAGATCCGTTCCGAACGGCACTATACCCGCGGCCATCATCTCGACTTCTACGAAAGCGAGCGCGTCGTTGTGGAAGACGATAATCTTGACAGGCAGCTTGTTCTGCACCGCCGTCAGCAACTCCCCCATCAGCATAGCCAGCCCACCGTCGCCGGAGAGGGAAACTACTTGCCTGCTACGAAACGCAGCTTGCGCTCCCAGCGCCTGTGGCAGCGCATTCGCCATCGATCCATGGGAGAAGGAGCCAAGCAGCCGGCGCTTACCATTAAAATGAAGATGGCGTGCGGCCCATATACAGGGCGCGCCAACATCCACAGTGAAGATTGCATCCTCGGCGGCCATTTCATCCACAAGATGCACCACATACTCCGGGTGAAGTGGCGATGCTCCCGGCTTGCCAATTTCAAGATCCGTCAAATCCTTTCGGGTTGCCTGGTAGTGCTCGATACTCTCTTTAAGATGTGCACCATCTTTCTTCGGGCCGAGCAGCGGCA from Acidisarcina sp. encodes the following:
- a CDS encoding MFS transporter, giving the protein MKTSVSIPSGSGIAPGTEQKRYIVAWLLCLVFYSIEYASRSAPSIMVPELAKAFWTTSIGVAALLGTYYYTYSLTSLIAGASLDWVGAKRALPVGLLLFAAGCLLFLVPSIGVGYGGRLLQGAGSAFAFTGAVYLASRGLPSRWLSTAIGTTQCLGMAGGFAGTFVLGPMLQRGMNWQTVWLGLGIGGLLIGALLFAFTPSVAPWAAEGGLMQSFVSPYRIVFRNPQSYLCGIIAGLLFVPTTIGAMTWGVSFFQKDRGLTYANAVTTASLITMGWVVGAPALGWLADWLGRRKPVLLLGILTMILMMLQMILLPARLPISISCFLFGFGSGAAMIPYSIIKEVNPDNVKGSATGAMNFMTFGVSAIVGPVFGKLVGPGFLHPINQLQHFQDSLWFWIGGALLALLLTIPLRETGRALARA